The following is a genomic window from Parabacteroides johnsonii DSM 18315.
CACAATTCGGCAATATCCGTGCAGTAAAAGAATTGCGCAGTGCCGCCAACCAAACAGGCTGTAACCGTACCCTCAGCGAAACTTATGGTGGTGGAGGTTGGGACGAAACTTTCAAAGACTTCAAACGGTTAGGCGATTGGGAGTATGCACTCGGGGTCAACTTCATGAACCAACATTTAGCCCATATGACACTAACAGGAGCACGCAAATACGATTATCCGCCGGTATTCACCTATCATTCTCCTTGGTGGCCCGACTATCGCGAACTGAACGACTATTACGGACGCCTTTCATTTGTCATGAGTAAAGGAGTCCAAAAGAATGATATTTTGGTGTTGGAACCCACCTCGACCTTATGGTGCTATTACGTCCATGCAGGAAGTTCTCCAAAACTCATGGAGATAGGAACCGATTTCCAGGCTTTTGTTACAACTTTGGAAAAGAATCAAGTAGAATATGATCTCGGCTCTGAAAATATCATCAAAGACCTTGGGAAGGTAGAAAACGGGCGTTTCATCGTTGGCAATGCCTCCTACTCGACCATCGTTTTACCACCTATGGTGGAAACACTAAATAAACCGACCTTCAAGCTCTTACAACAGTTTATAGAGCAAGACGGTCGGATTATTACCTTCTCCGCCCCCACCCGGATAGACGGGGCTGTTAATGACGAACTGCCCAGACTGTTGACCAGTGCAACTGTCACATCACTCCCGAAACTGTCCAAAGATGTAATTGCCCAGTATTTCTCTTCCGATAACTTCAGGATTACTTTCAACAGTGGTAACCTATATCACCACCGTCGCCGGTTTGCAGACGGAGAATTAGTTTTTCTCGTTAACTCTTCTATGGATGAAGTTGTTGACGGCACCCTTTCGACGCAGGGAAAAGCCATGCTGGAAATGGATGCCCTGAACGGGGAAATCTATACATATCCGTCTTCAAAAGAAAGAGACATACTAAGTATATCTTTCCGAATCGAACCGGCAGGAAGCCTCTTGCTTTACTGTTCTGACAAGAACCCGAAAAACTATCCGGAACGCCCCGAAAAAGTGGGAAGCCGCCTGGTGACGGCAACAAGCCGAACCACCGTCAGCCGTTTACGCGACAATGCTCTGACAATTGACTTTTGCGACGTTACAGTAAAAGGAGAAACACATAAGAAACAACATTTCTCCCGTGCTGCCGATATAGCCTTCAAAGCACATGGATTCACCAACGGTAATCCTTGGAACACCTCCGTACAATACAAACGGAATATCCTCGACCGCGACAACTTTAAGGATGGCGGTTTCACAGCCTCCTATCATTTTACAGTAAACGACGATTTCGACTATTCCGGTATCAAGCTGGTTTCTGAACGCCCCGAATTATTTACCGTCAAAATCAACGGAAATCTTGTGAACGTTCTTCCTGATGAATGGTGGCTAGACCGTTCTTTTGGCGTTTATCCGATAGGCGGACAGGTGAAAAAAGGTAGCAATACGGTAGAACTCAGCATCAACCCGATGCGTATTTTTGCAGAGATAGAACCGGTCTACATCATCGGAAACTTCTCGGTCGTACCCGAACAAGAAGGATGGAGCATAGGTGCGCCACAAGAATCGTTCACACTGGGTAGCTGGAAAGAACAGAAGCAACCGTTCTATTCATGGGAGATGAGCTATAGCAAAGAATATACCCTCAATAACCTTACAGATAGATATGCTATCAAACTGAACAAATGGAACGGTACGATAGCAGAAGTATATGTCAACGGACAGAAAGCCGGTACAATTGCTTTCGCCCCCTGGCAACTGGATGTAACGTCTTACCTGAAAGAAGGCAGCAATACGATTGATGTACATGTGATCGGCAGCTTAAAAAACCTTTTAGGTCCACATTACCGGAATCCGGCTCCCGGTTTGGCATCTCCCTGGCATTGGAAAAATGTAGACAAACCGATACCCGGAAATGAATATCAGATGGTGGATTACGGGCTGATGGAAGATTTTGAATTAATTCATTAAACATACACGAAAAAAGGGTGCAT
Proteins encoded in this region:
- a CDS encoding glycosyl hydrolase, with product MNTQRIIRNFIYTVAGGILSLGIASCNGNKMETTDSFSTLEAQFLNPSSEYRTAPFMVWNGKVTKTEIDRMLKDFKDAGCGGAFIHPRPGMITEYMSDEWHSLYRYAVDKGKEIGLDIWIYDENSYPSGFAGGHVPEEMPESYNQGQGLALTKTDLLPDKTDEYFIILKKEGDKWADITNALSQHKKAKGEYYLYKKTYLGKSDWYGGYSYVDLLVPGVTEKFIDLTMKGYEKTIKDEFGKSVFGIFTDEPNISSPGGLRWTPDLFEVFRKQWGYDLKPLLPLLNEETGNWKQVRHNYMETLLQMFVDRWSKPWHNYCETNNLKWTGHYWEHGWPQMNDGPDNMAMYAWHQIPAIDMLFNQFDETNPQAQFGNIRAVKELRSAANQTGCNRTLSETYGGGGWDETFKDFKRLGDWEYALGVNFMNQHLAHMTLTGARKYDYPPVFTYHSPWWPDYRELNDYYGRLSFVMSKGVQKNDILVLEPTSTLWCYYVHAGSSPKLMEIGTDFQAFVTTLEKNQVEYDLGSENIIKDLGKVENGRFIVGNASYSTIVLPPMVETLNKPTFKLLQQFIEQDGRIITFSAPTRIDGAVNDELPRLLTSATVTSLPKLSKDVIAQYFSSDNFRITFNSGNLYHHRRRFADGELVFLVNSSMDEVVDGTLSTQGKAMLEMDALNGEIYTYPSSKERDILSISFRIEPAGSLLLYCSDKNPKNYPERPEKVGSRLVTATSRTTVSRLRDNALTIDFCDVTVKGETHKKQHFSRAADIAFKAHGFTNGNPWNTSVQYKRNILDRDNFKDGGFTASYHFTVNDDFDYSGIKLVSERPELFTVKINGNLVNVLPDEWWLDRSFGVYPIGGQVKKGSNTVELSINPMRIFAEIEPVYIIGNFSVVPEQEGWSIGAPQESFTLGSWKEQKQPFYSWEMSYSKEYTLNNLTDRYAIKLNKWNGTIAEVYVNGQKAGTIAFAPWQLDVTSYLKEGSNTIDVHVIGSLKNLLGPHYRNPAPGLASPWHWKNVDKPIPGNEYQMVDYGLMEDFELIH